A stretch of Candidatus Hydrogenedentota bacterium DNA encodes these proteins:
- a CDS encoding helix-turn-helix domain-containing protein, whose translation MNSRVLVTAKELSAMLSVSVRTLWRMRDAGRLPAPIRIGSCVRWETAAIEEWVAAGFPQVSRGRSDRGSTGGKKGKGPCSDENANLEPIVQRPAYCKEDDPMYHPTDDIW comes from the coding sequence ATGAATTCACGTGTTCTTGTCACGGCGAAGGAACTGAGCGCCATGTTGTCTGTATCAGTTCGGACCCTATGGCGCATGCGCGATGCTGGCAGGCTGCCGGCACCGATCAGGATTGGGAGCTGTGTGCGCTGGGAAACGGCAGCGATTGAGGAATGGGTGGCCGCCGGCTTCCCTCAGGTGTCCCGTGGTCGATCAGACCGCGGAAGCACAGGCGGAAAGAAAGGGAAGGGTCCTTGTTCCGATGAAAATGCAAACCTTGAACCAATAGTGCAGCGACCCGCATACTGTAAGGAAGATGATCCGATGTACC